In the genome of Amia ocellicauda isolate fAmiCal2 chromosome 3, fAmiCal2.hap1, whole genome shotgun sequence, one region contains:
- the LOC136747339 gene encoding olfactory receptor 1E16-like, protein MSSLNSTVSPNAAFVRPQFFYINGFSNIPHVKYYYIFLCFVYAVTVFANSFIIFIIYRERSLHTPKYVAVLNLAVIDICESTALIPKLIHTFLFDSQFIAYEACLANMFFVHFFIAMQSLTLVVLAYDRFVAICFPLRYHTIMTNTSMFVIIACVCVFTATLHISLVLLITRLSYCKSIVIDSYFCDYGPMFRMACNDNYSQHIHAIICIALFCFVPFSLIVLSYVCILSALLKIASGEERLKAMKTCTSHFILVIMCYLPFFITYIAALMSVIHPNTRIICTSLSSTIPPMLNPIIYTLKTEEIIGAIRKLYKKNKLIAVVNQ, encoded by the coding sequence ATGAGCTCCTTGAATTCAACAGTTTCTCCCAATGCTGCATTTGTTCGGCCTCAGTTCTTTTACATCAACGGCTTTTCCAACATCCCACACGTGAAGTACTATTACATTTTCCTGTGCTTTGTTTATGCTGTAACTGTATTTGCAAATTCTTTCATCATATTCATTATATACAGAGAACGAAGTCTTCACACGCCTAAATACGTTGCTGTTTTAAATTTAGCTGTAATTGACATCTGTGAAAGCACAGCTCTTATTCCTAAGTTAATTCACACATTTCTCTTTGATTCTCAGTTCATTGCATATGAAGCCTGCTTGGCCAACATGTTCTTTGTTCATTTCTTTATTGCCATGCAGTCACTCACTCTTGTTGTACTAGCCTATGACAGGTTTGTTGCTATATGCTTTCCACTAAGATATCACACCATTATGACAAATACTTCAATGTTTGTGATTATagcatgtgtctgtgttttcacAGCAACCCTACACATAAGTCTTGTACTTTTAATCACCAGACTATCatattgcaaatccattgtCATAGACagctatttctgtgattatgGGCCTATGTTTCGAATGGCCTGTAATGACAATTACTCACAACACATTCATGCAATCATCTGTATTGCATTATTTTGCTTTGTACCTTTCTCTCTGATTGTGCTGTCTTATGTGTGTATACTATCTGCACTGTTAAAAATAGCATCAGGTGAGGAACGGTTAAAAGCAATGAAAACCTGCACCTCCCATTTTATCTTAGTAATAATGTGTTATCTGCCTTTTTTCATCACATACATTGCTGCATTAATGTCTGTTATTCATCCAAACACCAGGATAATATGTACATCCTTGTCCTCCACCATTCCTCCAATGCTGAACCCTAtcatttatacattaaaaacagaggAGATTATAGGGGCAATTAGAAagctttacaaaaaaaacaaattaattgctgtagtaaatcaataa